The Argiope bruennichi chromosome 9, qqArgBrue1.1, whole genome shotgun sequence genome contains a region encoding:
- the LOC129985235 gene encoding probable G-protein coupled receptor AH9.1 isoform X2, with translation MQRLLAMAECPPPEVNISVLNLSTPEDHLQQASNEQVERLKFIAYGIISSVIIALGILGNTINLVVLTRPNLKGVTFVYLTWLAISDLMSLVVSLSSMFRLHGMQPRTYLAAVYYSHVEMPLVNAFMASSVFLVVALTVDRYFSVCLPTRFKEVHNSQRARRSIAAAYICAFLLYIPVCFQKKPIPVTTGNRTEYIACDNLAVVGHTAFKIYLMVKEVLVRLGPVVLLAILNTTIIVTFRKTLKKRRDMLGMSSSGPVPSHKKYREEQRLIILLAGIVILFFISMTPAAVLTILNSDDKEFHFGFQLFRAFANTLELANYAMNFYVYCMCSSEIRRTFVALVTCTKPTPNVSSASSKPSVESNNKY, from the exons ATGCAAAg actGTTAGCCATGGCCGAATGCCCGCCTCCTGAAGTCAACATTAGTGTCCTAAATCTATCAACTCCCGAAGACCATCTGCAACAAGCATCCAATGAGCAAGTGGAACGACTCAAATTCATCGCCTATGGCATAATTAGCTCTGTCATCATCGCTCTCGGCATTTTGGGCAACACCATTAACCTGGTTGTTCTCACTCGACCTAATTTGAAGGGAGTCACCTTCGTCTATCTCACATGGCTGGCGATCTCAGATCTCATGTCTCTGGTAGTCAGTCTCTCTTCCATGTTCCGACTGCATGGCATGCAGCCCAGGACATATCTCGCCGCTGTCTACTACTCACACGTCGAAATGCCACTAGTTAACGCCTTCATGGCCAGCAGCGTTTTCCTGGTTGTAGCTCTTACGGTGGACAGATACTTCTCTGTATGCTTACCCACACGTTTCAAAGAAGTACACAACTCTCAGAGAGCTAGGAGATCGATTGCCGCTGCCTACATATGTGCATTTCTACTATACATCCCCGTTTGTTTTCAGAAGAAACCTATTCCTGTGACCACAGGTAATCGTACTGAATACATAGCTTGTGACAACCTGGCCGTGGTAGGTCATACTGCTTTCAAAATTTACTTGATGGTGAAGGAGGTTTTAGTGAGATTGGGACCCGTGGTGCTACTGGCCATCCTCAACACTACCATCATAGTCACATTCCGGAAAACTCTAAAGAAGCGTCGAGATATGTTAGGCATGTCCAGCTCTGGACCTGTTCCATCTCACAAGAAGTACAGGGAGGAGCAGAGACTAATCATTTTGTTGGCGGGTATAGTGATCTTGTTTTTCATCAGCATGACGCCTGCTGCGGTTCTAACGATTTTGAACAGCGACGACAAAGAATTTCACTTCGGTTTCCAACTATTCCGGGCCTTTGCCAATACTTTAGAACTTGCCAATTACGCTATGAATTTCTACGTCTACTGTATGTGCAGTTCTGAAATTAGAAGGACATTTGTAGCACTTGTCACTTGTACTAAACCAACACCAAATGTGAGTTCTGCAAGTAGCAAACCTTCTGTAGAAAGTAATAACAAGTATTAG
- the LOC129985235 gene encoding probable G-protein coupled receptor AH9.1 isoform X3 — MAECPPPEVNISVLNLSTPEDHLQQASNEQVERLKFIAYGIISSVIIALGILGNTINLVVLTRPNLKGVTFVYLTWLAISDLMSLVVSLSSMFRLHGMQPRTYLAAVYYSHVEMPLVNAFMASSVFLVVALTVDRYFSVCLPTRFKEVHNSQRARRSIAAAYICAFLLYIPVCFQKKPIPVTTGNRTEYIACDNLAVVGHTAFKIYLMVKEVLVRLGPVVLLAILNTTIIVTFRKTLKKRRDMLGMSSSGPVPSHKKYREEQRLIILLAGIVILFFISMTPAAVLTILNSDDKEFHFGFQLFRAFANTLELANYAMNFYVYCMCSSEIRRTFVALVTCTKPTPNVSSASSKPSVESNNKY, encoded by the coding sequence ATGGCCGAATGCCCGCCTCCTGAAGTCAACATTAGTGTCCTAAATCTATCAACTCCCGAAGACCATCTGCAACAAGCATCCAATGAGCAAGTGGAACGACTCAAATTCATCGCCTATGGCATAATTAGCTCTGTCATCATCGCTCTCGGCATTTTGGGCAACACCATTAACCTGGTTGTTCTCACTCGACCTAATTTGAAGGGAGTCACCTTCGTCTATCTCACATGGCTGGCGATCTCAGATCTCATGTCTCTGGTAGTCAGTCTCTCTTCCATGTTCCGACTGCATGGCATGCAGCCCAGGACATATCTCGCCGCTGTCTACTACTCACACGTCGAAATGCCACTAGTTAACGCCTTCATGGCCAGCAGCGTTTTCCTGGTTGTAGCTCTTACGGTGGACAGATACTTCTCTGTATGCTTACCCACACGTTTCAAAGAAGTACACAACTCTCAGAGAGCTAGGAGATCGATTGCCGCTGCCTACATATGTGCATTTCTACTATACATCCCCGTTTGTTTTCAGAAGAAACCTATTCCTGTGACCACAGGTAATCGTACTGAATACATAGCTTGTGACAACCTGGCCGTGGTAGGTCATACTGCTTTCAAAATTTACTTGATGGTGAAGGAGGTTTTAGTGAGATTGGGACCCGTGGTGCTACTGGCCATCCTCAACACTACCATCATAGTCACATTCCGGAAAACTCTAAAGAAGCGTCGAGATATGTTAGGCATGTCCAGCTCTGGACCTGTTCCATCTCACAAGAAGTACAGGGAGGAGCAGAGACTAATCATTTTGTTGGCGGGTATAGTGATCTTGTTTTTCATCAGCATGACGCCTGCTGCGGTTCTAACGATTTTGAACAGCGACGACAAAGAATTTCACTTCGGTTTCCAACTATTCCGGGCCTTTGCCAATACTTTAGAACTTGCCAATTACGCTATGAATTTCTACGTCTACTGTATGTGCAGTTCTGAAATTAGAAGGACATTTGTAGCACTTGTCACTTGTACTAAACCAACACCAAATGTGAGTTCTGCAAGTAGCAAACCTTCTGTAGAAAGTAATAACAAGTATTAG
- the LOC129985235 gene encoding probable G-protein coupled receptor AH9.1 isoform X1 encodes MKSRKQQLLNGAFRVDINATNERLSKRLDILLILLLAMAECPPPEVNISVLNLSTPEDHLQQASNEQVERLKFIAYGIISSVIIALGILGNTINLVVLTRPNLKGVTFVYLTWLAISDLMSLVVSLSSMFRLHGMQPRTYLAAVYYSHVEMPLVNAFMASSVFLVVALTVDRYFSVCLPTRFKEVHNSQRARRSIAAAYICAFLLYIPVCFQKKPIPVTTGNRTEYIACDNLAVVGHTAFKIYLMVKEVLVRLGPVVLLAILNTTIIVTFRKTLKKRRDMLGMSSSGPVPSHKKYREEQRLIILLAGIVILFFISMTPAAVLTILNSDDKEFHFGFQLFRAFANTLELANYAMNFYVYCMCSSEIRRTFVALVTCTKPTPNVSSASSKPSVESNNKY; translated from the coding sequence actGTTAGCCATGGCCGAATGCCCGCCTCCTGAAGTCAACATTAGTGTCCTAAATCTATCAACTCCCGAAGACCATCTGCAACAAGCATCCAATGAGCAAGTGGAACGACTCAAATTCATCGCCTATGGCATAATTAGCTCTGTCATCATCGCTCTCGGCATTTTGGGCAACACCATTAACCTGGTTGTTCTCACTCGACCTAATTTGAAGGGAGTCACCTTCGTCTATCTCACATGGCTGGCGATCTCAGATCTCATGTCTCTGGTAGTCAGTCTCTCTTCCATGTTCCGACTGCATGGCATGCAGCCCAGGACATATCTCGCCGCTGTCTACTACTCACACGTCGAAATGCCACTAGTTAACGCCTTCATGGCCAGCAGCGTTTTCCTGGTTGTAGCTCTTACGGTGGACAGATACTTCTCTGTATGCTTACCCACACGTTTCAAAGAAGTACACAACTCTCAGAGAGCTAGGAGATCGATTGCCGCTGCCTACATATGTGCATTTCTACTATACATCCCCGTTTGTTTTCAGAAGAAACCTATTCCTGTGACCACAGGTAATCGTACTGAATACATAGCTTGTGACAACCTGGCCGTGGTAGGTCATACTGCTTTCAAAATTTACTTGATGGTGAAGGAGGTTTTAGTGAGATTGGGACCCGTGGTGCTACTGGCCATCCTCAACACTACCATCATAGTCACATTCCGGAAAACTCTAAAGAAGCGTCGAGATATGTTAGGCATGTCCAGCTCTGGACCTGTTCCATCTCACAAGAAGTACAGGGAGGAGCAGAGACTAATCATTTTGTTGGCGGGTATAGTGATCTTGTTTTTCATCAGCATGACGCCTGCTGCGGTTCTAACGATTTTGAACAGCGACGACAAAGAATTTCACTTCGGTTTCCAACTATTCCGGGCCTTTGCCAATACTTTAGAACTTGCCAATTACGCTATGAATTTCTACGTCTACTGTATGTGCAGTTCTGAAATTAGAAGGACATTTGTAGCACTTGTCACTTGTACTAAACCAACACCAAATGTGAGTTCTGCAAGTAGCAAACCTTCTGTAGAAAGTAATAACAAGTATTAG